The genomic region TGCATTTCTTGTGTAACTCTTAGTTTATAGAGGAAGAATGTGTTCATTTGATGGATGAGATCTACAACTTTTTGCCAAACCTTAGTCAATGGTTAAACACCTAATTCTCATATCAAACAATCGCTAAGTATTGTAGTAAAGTAATGTGAATAGTTATAGAATGCTTGAATTCCAATGCAAAAGAAATGTGGTTCAAAGGTTACTcttcattaataaaaaaattaaaaaaatggtgaaaaagtCACTCCATATGTTATTCTTTAACATCATAAAGTTGTGATACTCTCAAACTCAATTCGCAGGAAGTAAATGGCTCAAAACTTGTTTACTTAGACAATGCAGCAACTTCTCAGAAGCCTACCGTTGTTTTGAAGACACTGCAAAGCTACTACGAAGCATACAATTCGAATGTACATCGGGGCATACATTTCTTGAGGCAAGTATAGTGTAATATTAATAACTAAAATTCTAATTGCATAATTTGGTTGTATGTTTTATCTTGCACAATTTTTTATGAATACAGTGCAAAGGCCACGGATCAGTATGAAGCAGCTAGAAGGAAGGTTGCAAGTTTTATAAATGCTTCTGACTCCAGTGAAATTGTATTTACGAGAAATGCTACTGAAGCTATCAATCTAGTGGCTTATTCTTGGGGCTTGTCAAATTTAAAAAGAGATGATGAGGTATTTAATGATAGAGTAATGTTATACATCCAAGTCTTTTTATGAACCAAGTCCAACCAAGTTAAACAATAAGACTTGGAGTAATGCTATCTATAATATAATTGACTTTTGTTGATGTTAGACCAACTTGGTTAACAAAAATCATTTGGATGTGTAGCATTATTCTTAATgatatatatctttatgaatgtCAAATAACATAATTGTTCAAAAGCCTGAGATCATTTTGTGTGTCTTCTTAAGTTTTGAAGAAAGTATTAAGGATTAATTTGAATTTGCAAAAGGAATTCAATAATAGAAATTTGAATATCAAGAAACATTGGGTATCTTTTAGTTAATTAAATTTCCCTAGTCTTGGTGTCCTTGTTAATGTTTGTGTTCCACCATTATGTCCAAATCTTGCCCTCATCAAATCCTccattctatatatatattcttacaGATTATACTTACGGTTGCTGAACATCACAGTGCGATTGTTCCTTGGCAACTACTAGCTCAAAAAGTTGGGGCTGTTTTGAAATTTGTGAACTTAAACCAATATGAAATTCCAGATATGGACAAATTGAAAGAACTGCTGTCAAGGAAGACCAAGTTAGTTGTTGTCCATCATGTTTCAAATGTGCTTGGTATgtttcttatttcttattatGTTTCTTTGTGTTGATTGAACAATACTTCAATATGTATACCATCaaagatcatgtgcctcttggGTTGATGGCTTGATGAACTTTTTATGTCACAAGAAGGTCACTAGGTTTCTAAGCTTTCTATATGGCATACTCAATGTTCTTCCGCAAAACTTTTCAAATTAGGTATCACTTAGCGTTGAACATTCCAAATTAGTATTTTCCCCCTCATTGAACTTGAAGAAACATATTAGGTATGAAAAGGTAAGAGACGAAACCTATTACTAGGAGAGTCAATTCCAAAACAGCCAGGCTGCTGAAAGGATTGTCTTTAGTTTAAATGGGAGCTCTATGTCTCACAGAGGCTGATAAGTGGCGCTTGTATCAGCATTCTGTAGGGTTTGGTTTAATCACACTTTTAAGAACAGAGAGTTTACTTTGCAAATGAATTTGTAAAGTGGTCCTTAATGGAGTATGAAGTGGCAATCCAAAACTTATTCTATAATGGAATCCACAAAATCTGGTTATTCTATaagttaaaaaaaatcttattaatATCAAGCAGAAACTAATGCTTAGCGCAGTACTCAATTCCATTACAACCTTAATAAGGTTAAATATCAGTGCATACATCGTATATGAACTGTAACAGCATCCTAATTTCTCTTGCTgtgttttttcaatttttagaCTTCTATTTTATGCAGCATTGCAGCTGGTAGTACTTGTTGCTCACTTTTGGAGTTTATAGCTAAAATGAACTAGTTTTGATATATTTGTACAGCTTCGGTACTTCCTGTTAGAGATATTGCTAACTGGGCTCATGATGTTGGAGCAAAAGTGCTTGTAGATGCCTGTCAGAGTGTTCCACACATGACAGTTGATGTTCACAGCCTCAATGTTGATTTTCTTGTTGCTTCTTCTCACAAGGTTAGGATTGTTAACTTATTTTTGCTTGTATTTCTTTGGAACAATTATAATAAGTTTGTCAAATACTTCTTCCAGATGTGTGGGCCTACaggtgttggattcttatatgGTAAAATAGACCTCTTGTCGtccatgcctccctttttaggtaAGTAATTAGACATGGTATTTCCCTTGTGTCTTCTCGTTCAAATAGGAAATGactataaaataaaattgaagccctattttttttttggaaccaTGATTAATGATATTGTCTTTTGAAGCTAATATACTGATGGCAACCTCGGCCTTTTCTTTGTCTAGGTGGTGGTGAAATGATTTCAGATGTATTTCTTGATCATTCAACTTATGCTGAACCTCCATCCAGGTTTGTGAACTTGCTTTTCCCCGACTCTTATCTTATGGATAGTCTTATGTGACCTTGGGTGGAGATCACAAGTTTGATGAAGAGAATTTGTGGTTCTATTAATTTGCATGTCTATGTCTAATAATTTCTTTGCTTCTATGTTTTTAAAATTAACTCTGGTCAGTGTTACTGACAGATTTTAACTTCTCAATCCTTTAACTTCAAAAGGATCAACCATCTACAGTTACTGTTAGTAATAGATAATAAGTGATAGATAATATGTAGTTGTTGTTCTCTTTGCAACTTTTTTCTGTTTGGCATACTATTAGTTGACTCTGTCTAATTATTCGATGCACTCTGATTGTCCTAGATTTGAGGCCGGAACACCAGCAATTGGGGAAGCAATTGGTTTAGGAGCAGCAATTGATTACTTATCTGGGATTGGTATGCAAACCATACATGATTATGAGGTAACTTAGGCTTCAATCTTTTAAAGGACAAGCTATTTTATGATTCAAAGAACAAGAAAGATACATGCTATGAATTTATCAAAAGCATTAGCAAGCTTGATGTTCCTCTtaacttttttctctttcttttgggGGGACAACCCAAAAAGGAAAACTGATAGAAATGGTTAACAAAATGCGTTCTAAATGAAAATGATCTGTGCTTATGTGAGAGAAACTGCACTGTAAATTAAGTTTGATAAATCTTTCTACGCATGTGCTTAGTCACATATGTTGAT from Arachis ipaensis cultivar K30076 chromosome B02, Araip1.1, whole genome shotgun sequence harbors:
- the LOC107626940 gene encoding cysteine desulfurase 1, chloroplastic, whose amino-acid sequence is MEVLLPKLPSFKFSSPICCCSISTRSSSYVKFGFRRFSSLSVCASTANEAVAEPSLGSPSLGHTTRPHFPILHQEVNGSKLVYLDNAATSQKPTVVLKTLQSYYEAYNSNVHRGIHFLSAKATDQYEAARRKVASFINASDSSEIVFTRNATEAINLVAYSWGLSNLKRDDEIILTVAEHHSAIVPWQLLAQKVGAVLKFVNLNQYEIPDMDKLKELLSRKTKLVVVHHVSNVLASVLPVRDIANWAHDVGAKVLVDACQSVPHMTVDVHSLNVDFLVASSHKMCGPTGVGFLYGKIDLLSSMPPFLGGGEMISDVFLDHSTYAEPPSRFEAGTPAIGEAIGLGAAIDYLSGIGMQTIHDYEVELGRYLYERLLSIPNIRIYGPAPSEKIKRAALCSFNVENIHATDLATFLDQQHGVAIRSGHHCTQPLHRYLGVNASARASLYFYNTKEDVDNFIQALNDTVYCQAAQAMESPVPPPAAPKVRSGHHQDWRVPNPSLNRY